Part of the Arthrobacter globiformis genome is shown below.
GTCAACGTCGGCATGGAATTCTTCCAGCGGAAGCTGCGGCCGGGTACGGGTGAAGGATGCCTGCAGGACCGCGATCACCCACGGGGCGGAACGGGTGAGGGCCCATGCCGGCCCCTTGGTGAGGAGCTCAAGGTCCCTGAGCCTGGCGCTGATAGCGTCAGCGGAGGACGTGGCGGACCGGAGCACACACTCTCCTTTAGCAGCTTGGGGGATGGTCTGGGCAGCGGAAACCCGAAAACTGCCAACTACAAGGTTAACGCAGAGCCCCGGGCCCGCCTGCGCCACAGTCCCATGCGAACGGGGACGCGGCCAGGGTGCACGTCAGGCAACGTTACGGGTGTGACGCATGAGGTTTTCGCAATCACTCCGTGACCTACGGCGGAGTATTGTCTCGATCCCGTATCAACGCGGCCACAGCATGGCCGAGACGCTGGAGGAAGCTTCGTCCTTGGCCCTAGTCTCGAGGTACTGATCTGATCCATCCGCAGCAAAGGCGCAGGGGGAAGCATGCAGTTCGACTTGAGTGCAGTGGAGACAGGCACCTTGGTGTTCACCGGAACGCTGATGGTTGCCTTGGCACTTGTCCTGTTCGTGGCCGTGGCGGCATTCGCCGCGCTGGTCCTGGTGGGTGTGGGGAGGCTGGCCTGGGTGGTCATAGCCGGGGCCCTGCTCCGGACCGTCCACGGGATCAATCATGCCTGGGACAGCCTGGTGCACCACGCCTCTGCAGTCGAGTTTCCCGCCGAGTTTCAGGGGCAGCCGTCCCCTAGCACCGGAACCTACCCGCGGGTAGCATTGAGGGACAGCTGAAGGGTTCTCCACCCGCGGCGGACCCAGGGCTTTGAGCCGGTCATCCGGTCAGAGGAGATGCCCCGTGAGCTCCGCCACTGACAGCCAGGCAACTGAAAGCCAGGCCCCCGACAACAGGGCTGGTCACAGCACAGCTACCGCCACCACGGTTGTGCACGGCAGTGACGCCGTCCCGCCCATGGACAGTCCCGCGTCTGAAACACCCGTCGCTCCGGAGAAGATCGGTGCGGGCGCGTCCGCAGAGGATGCCCGCGCCATTGCCGAGGCAGCACGCGAAACCGAATGGGCCAGGCCCAGCTTCGCCAAGGGCCTGTACCTCGGCAGCTTTGACCTGGCCCTCATCCATCCTTGGCCCGCCGCCAAACCCGATGACGTGGAACGCGGCGAGGCCTTCATGACACGACTGACGGAATTCTGCCGCACCATGTCCGGACGGATCATCGAGCGCGACGCGAAAATTCCCGACGAGTACCTCCGCGGCCTGGCAGAACTGGGCGTGTTCGGCATGAAAGTTCCGCAGGAGTACGGCGGCCTGGGCCTGTCCCTGGTCTACTACGGCCGGGCGCTGGGGCTGCTGGGATCGGTGCACCCGAGCCTGGGCGCCCTACTCTCGGCCCACCAGTCCATCGGCGTGCCGGAACCGGTGAAGGTATTCGGCACCTCCGAGCAGAAACGCAAGTACCTGCCACGCTGCGCGGAGGGGGCGATTACCGCGTTCCTGCTGACCGAGCCCGACGTCGGCAGCGACCCCGCGCGGATGGGCAGCACCGCTGTCCCCAGTGCCGACGGCGGGTCTTACGTCCTGGACGGCGTCAAACTTTGGACCACCAACGGCGTGATCGCCGAGCTGGTGGTGGTGATGGCAGTGGTGCCGCAGCATACCGACGCGGACGGCGTCGTACACAAGGGCGGCATCACCGCCTTCGTGGTGGAAATGAGCTCCCCGGGAATCACGGTGGAGAACCGGAACTCCTTCATGGGGCTGCGCGGCATCGAGAATGGAGTGACCCGGTTCCACCAGGTCCGGGTGCCGGCCGCCAATAGGCTCGGCCGTGAAGGCCAGGGGCTGAAGATTGCGCTCACCACGCTGAACACCGGCAGGCTCTCGCTGCCCGCGCTTTGCGTGGCGACGGGCCGCTGGAGCCTCAAGATCGCCCGGGAGTGGTCCAACGCCCGCACGCAGTGGGGCCGCCCGGTGGGCAAGCATGAGGCAGTCAGCAAGAAAATCGCGTTCATAGCAGCCACGGCGTTCGCCCTTGACGCCGTGTTCGAGCTGTCCGCGGAAATGGCCGACGCCGGGCAGAAGGACGTCCGCATTGAGGCGGCGCTGGCCAAGCTGTGGTCCACCGAGATCAGCTACCGGATCGCGGACGAACTTGTGCAGATCCGCGGCGGCCGCGGCTTCGAGACGGCCGAGTCGCTCGAGGCCCGCGGCGAGCGGGCCGTCCCCGCCGAGCAGCAGCTGCGCGACCTGCGGATCAACCGCATCTTCGAGGGCTCGTCCGAGATCATGCGTTTGCTGATAGCCCGCGAG
Proteins encoded:
- a CDS encoding acyl-CoA dehydrogenase family protein, with translation MDSPASETPVAPEKIGAGASAEDARAIAEAARETEWARPSFAKGLYLGSFDLALIHPWPAAKPDDVERGEAFMTRLTEFCRTMSGRIIERDAKIPDEYLRGLAELGVFGMKVPQEYGGLGLSLVYYGRALGLLGSVHPSLGALLSAHQSIGVPEPVKVFGTSEQKRKYLPRCAEGAITAFLLTEPDVGSDPARMGSTAVPSADGGSYVLDGVKLWTTNGVIAELVVVMAVVPQHTDADGVVHKGGITAFVVEMSSPGITVENRNSFMGLRGIENGVTRFHQVRVPAANRLGREGQGLKIALTTLNTGRLSLPALCVATGRWSLKIAREWSNARTQWGRPVGKHEAVSKKIAFIAATAFALDAVFELSAEMADAGQKDVRIEAALAKLWSTEISYRIADELVQIRGGRGFETAESLEARGERAVPAEQQLRDLRINRIFEGSSEIMRLLIAREAVDAHLAAAGDLASAEASLSDKARAAVGASGFYAKWLPKLVAGAGMDPRSYSDFGRLAKHLRFVERSSRRLARQTFYGMGRWQARLEHKQAFLGRIVDVGAELFAMAACCSRAEMLLRTAPERGATAFELADAFCEQARVRVDEYFDQLWRNTDDGDRDLARKVLAGDYTWLEAGVLDQSEGTGPWIADASARESTKENLHRAYR